In Bacteroidales bacterium, a genomic segment contains:
- a CDS encoding DUF4412 domain-containing protein — MKRLFLFLSLTAMIFSFQEIHSQSLRSLVRDKILNDNLEAQAKRDSLKAVEEGREPDKSPNTTMNQVYLDALGLSDNVEYETTYSFDAYIQMEITNYNKNGKLDETMLYDNYLHKKEADYAMVFRDNNDQSTIIFDTKNRAMLILSDSDGEKTGFATTIDPEAVAERVEEYAEEEEVDLDAYRPVKTGKTKNILGYSCDEYLVEDEETTDHMWVSEKLGKEMRKEWMNNQQTFGTMFIHAYYLNGMVLEYDATEKDGERSVMQVTKIDMNHSHSVNTRGYTIMSMRQKSDEE, encoded by the coding sequence ATGAAACGCCTTTTCCTTTTCCTGTCCCTGACAGCCATGATCTTCTCTTTCCAGGAGATACACTCCCAGAGTTTGCGGTCGCTGGTCAGGGATAAAATTCTGAATGATAACCTGGAAGCCCAGGCCAAAAGAGACAGCCTTAAGGCAGTAGAAGAGGGACGGGAACCCGATAAATCGCCCAATACCACCATGAACCAGGTTTACCTCGATGCCCTGGGTCTGTCCGATAATGTTGAATATGAAACCACCTACTCCTTCGATGCCTATATACAAATGGAAATCACCAACTATAATAAAAACGGCAAACTGGATGAAACGATGTTGTATGATAACTACCTGCATAAGAAGGAAGCCGATTATGCCATGGTGTTCAGGGATAACAACGATCAGTCGACCATCATTTTTGATACAAAAAACAGGGCCATGCTGATCCTGAGTGACAGCGACGGGGAAAAGACGGGCTTTGCCACCACCATCGATCCGGAGGCCGTAGCCGAACGGGTCGAAGAATATGCCGAGGAGGAAGAGGTGGATCTGGATGCCTACAGGCCTGTGAAAACAGGCAAAACAAAGAATATCCTGGGATACAGCTGCGACGAATACCTGGTTGAGGACGAGGAGACCACCGACCATATGTGGGTATCGGAGAAGCTGGGGAAAGAGATGCGCAAGGAGTGGATGAACAACCAGCAGACCTTTGGAACCATGTTTATCCACGCCTATTACCTCAATGGCATGGTGCTGGAGTATGACGCGACGGAAAAGGATGGTGAAAGGAGCGTGATGCAGGTTACCAAAATCGACATGAACCACTCCCATTCCGTAAACACACGCGGTTACACCATCATGTCCATGAGGCAAAAATCTGACGAGGAGTAA
- a CDS encoding radical SAM protein has protein sequence MYKHLFGPVPSRRLGMSLGIDLIPHKICSLNCVYCECGATTTLTDERKEYVPVEEVYRELTDFFLHNPDPDYLTFSGAGEPTLHKHIGEVIAFVRELRPGIPVSVLTNGTLLGDAEVRKELMQADLVLPSLDAATDLALRRINRPPRSLQAADYINGLVQFSQEFKGEIWLEILILPGYNDGEQNLEALKEAILKIKPHRVQLNTLDRPGTVVGLLPAPMAQLKEIAGFFGMEQVEIIAPPEERSQVKSYRTDVESVILETIARRPCTLSDLEQILGLHINEINKYLGVLEEAGKVESLKQERGTFYQLRAQ, from the coding sequence ATGTATAAGCACCTGTTTGGACCAGTGCCTTCGAGAAGGCTGGGAATGTCGCTGGGTATCGACCTGATTCCGCATAAAATCTGTTCCCTGAATTGTGTCTATTGTGAATGCGGAGCCACTACCACGCTTACTGATGAAAGAAAAGAGTATGTGCCGGTGGAAGAGGTTTACAGGGAATTGACCGATTTTTTTCTTCACAATCCCGATCCGGACTATCTCACTTTTTCAGGAGCCGGTGAGCCCACCCTTCATAAGCACATCGGGGAGGTGATTGCATTTGTAAGGGAACTTCGGCCCGGCATCCCTGTTTCTGTGCTGACTAACGGGACTCTCCTGGGAGATGCAGAAGTGAGGAAGGAACTGATGCAGGCCGATCTGGTTCTTCCTTCGCTGGATGCAGCCACGGATCTGGCTCTGAGAAGAATAAACCGCCCCCCCCGAAGTCTGCAGGCTGCTGATTATATAAACGGACTGGTGCAATTCAGCCAGGAGTTTAAAGGGGAGATCTGGCTGGAAATCCTGATTCTTCCGGGTTACAACGATGGCGAGCAGAACCTGGAAGCCTTAAAGGAGGCTATATTGAAAATTAAACCCCACCGGGTTCAGCTGAATACCCTGGACCGGCCCGGTACTGTGGTGGGATTGCTACCTGCGCCCATGGCCCAGTTGAAGGAAATCGCCGGTTTTTTTGGCATGGAACAGGTGGAGATCATAGCCCCGCCAGAAGAGCGAAGTCAGGTAAAATCGTACCGTACCGATGTGGAGAGCGTTATTCTGGAGACCATTGCCAGGCGCCCCTGCACGCTCAGCGACCTGGAGCAGATCCTCGGTCTTCATATTAACGAGATCAACAAGTACCTGGGAGTCCTGGAGGAAGCAGGCAAAGTGGAATCCCTCAAGCAGGAGCGGGGTACTTTTTACCAGCTCCGGGCTCAGTAA
- a CDS encoding peroxiredoxin, translating to MKKLLLISLILTGFLALSNGQAALGEKVSNFSTLDQDGKKWTLKSNLKKSDYLVIYFYPAAFTGGCTAQACSYRDQKGELASVGASVAGVSGDSPETLRLFALEHALNFPMLADESGEIAGIFGVPHGDGGTIQREIKGAALDLTRGTTIQRWTFILDRSGTLIYKDTEVDAAGDSGKVLEFLSSM from the coding sequence ATGAAAAAACTACTGTTAATTTCCCTGATCCTTACAGGCTTTCTGGCCCTGTCAAATGGCCAGGCAGCTCTTGGAGAAAAGGTTTCCAACTTCTCCACCCTGGACCAGGATGGCAAAAAATGGACTCTGAAATCAAATTTGAAAAAATCCGATTACCTGGTGATTTATTTTTACCCGGCTGCTTTTACCGGAGGATGCACTGCACAGGCCTGCAGTTACCGGGATCAGAAGGGCGAATTGGCCAGCGTGGGCGCCAGCGTGGCAGGGGTATCCGGCGACAGCCCGGAGACCCTCCGCCTATTCGCCCTGGAACATGCTTTGAACTTTCCCATGCTGGCTGATGAGTCGGGCGAAATCGCAGGCATCTTTGGTGTGCCGCACGGGGATGGAGGAACCATACAGCGGGAGATCAAAGGAGCCGCCCTGGACCTGACCAGGGGTACCACGATTCAGCGCTGGACCTTTATCCTGGACAGGAGTGGCACGCTGATTTACAAAGATACAGAGGTGGATGCAGCCGGAGACAGTGGCAAAGTACTGGAATTTCTCTCCTCCATGTAA
- a CDS encoding glycosyltransferase, producing MGPRHILIVYPGKIPTPKYGGTSRDIWYLGKELINMGHRITFLVARGSVCDFARVVYFNPDEPLASQIPEDVDLVHSHIPLWEPLPKPYMITLHGNSTDKREFDINTTFISRDHAARFGSEVFVYNGLGLEEYGKPELDKPRSYLHFLGKAAWRVKNLKACMSIARKSGHTLRVLGGYRVNLKMGLRITLDPRIRFEGMVGGEKKNRLINGSKALLFPVRWNEPMGLAVVESLYFGCPVFGTPYGALPELVTPEFGFLSSKESELVKALRHVDAYDRKCCHEYVCDNFASIHMARNFLPLYEKVLNGEALNLVPPRLLDPDPPRFLPWYS from the coding sequence ATGGGACCCCGGCACATCCTGATCGTATACCCCGGTAAAATTCCCACTCCCAAATACGGAGGCACCAGCAGGGACATCTGGTACCTGGGAAAGGAGCTGATAAACATGGGACACCGGATCACTTTCCTGGTGGCCCGGGGATCGGTTTGTGACTTTGCCAGGGTGGTTTATTTCAATCCCGACGAACCCCTGGCCAGTCAGATTCCCGAAGATGTGGACCTGGTCCATTCGCATATCCCTTTGTGGGAACCTCTTCCGAAGCCCTATATGATCACCCTTCATGGCAACTCCACCGATAAACGGGAATTTGATATCAACACCACCTTTATCTCCCGCGATCATGCCGCCCGCTTCGGAAGTGAGGTTTTTGTCTACAATGGTCTGGGATTAGAGGAGTATGGGAAACCGGAACTCGACAAGCCCCGCAGCTATCTGCACTTTCTCGGTAAAGCCGCCTGGCGGGTCAAAAACCTCAAGGCCTGTATGAGCATAGCCAGGAAATCGGGCCACACCCTGAGGGTCCTGGGGGGGTACCGGGTCAACCTGAAGATGGGCCTGCGAATCACGCTTGATCCCCGTATCCGCTTTGAAGGCATGGTGGGCGGAGAGAAGAAGAATCGCCTGATAAACGGCTCCAAGGCCCTGCTCTTCCCCGTAAGGTGGAACGAACCCATGGGACTGGCCGTGGTGGAGAGCCTCTATTTTGGCTGCCCGGTCTTTGGGACCCCCTATGGGGCCCTTCCCGAACTGGTGACCCCTGAATTCGGATTCCTCAGTTCTAAGGAATCCGAGCTGGTGAAAGCCCTCAGGCATGTGGATGCCTACGACCGAAAGTGCTGCCACGAGTATGTCTGCGACAATTTTGCTTCGATCCACATGGCCCGTAATTTTCTGCCCCTCTATGAGAAAGTACTCAACGGGGAAGCACTCAATCTCGTCCCTCCCCGGCTGCTTGACCCGGATCCGCCCCGGTTTCTTCCCTGGTATAGCTAG
- a CDS encoding TrmH family RNA methyltransferase translates to MEIHFILYKPAVPGNIGSAARAIKTMGFSHLRLIEPCKHLNDEALMLAHGSHDILQSAQVYDDYEAAVEDLDLVICTTAKGRTAKHEYHSSREILSFLENKAEFLKKVGILFGTEESGLPNSLILKSDMAMSIPMAGPYPSLNLAQSVMIAAYELSPLNPLDKPGAPLFKSGEGWATLKKQTEQLLSSSGIPAGSPLYHRIMERMATVGARDIPLFLSVLSRIQNNSTWDPGTS, encoded by the coding sequence TTGGAGATTCATTTCATCCTATATAAACCGGCTGTTCCCGGGAACATCGGATCTGCTGCCAGGGCCATCAAAACCATGGGTTTCAGCCACCTCCGTCTGATCGAGCCCTGCAAGCACCTGAATGATGAAGCGCTGATGCTGGCCCATGGATCACACGACATTCTCCAGTCTGCTCAGGTTTATGATGATTACGAAGCGGCCGTGGAAGACCTCGACCTGGTGATCTGCACCACCGCCAAAGGGCGAACGGCCAAACATGAGTACCATTCCAGCAGGGAGATATTGTCCTTTCTGGAAAACAAGGCGGAATTTTTAAAAAAGGTGGGTATCCTTTTCGGAACAGAAGAGAGCGGGCTTCCCAATTCCCTGATCCTGAAATCGGATATGGCCATGAGTATTCCCATGGCAGGTCCCTACCCTTCCCTAAATCTGGCCCAGTCGGTCATGATCGCCGCCTACGAATTATCTCCCCTGAATCCCCTGGATAAACCGGGAGCCCCTCTTTTCAAATCGGGCGAAGGGTGGGCCACCCTGAAAAAACAAACTGAGCAGCTGCTCAGCAGCTCCGGAATCCCGGCAGGCAGTCCGCTCTACCACCGCATTATGGAACGAATGGCCACCGTGGGGGCCAGGGATATTCCCCTGTTTCTTTCGGTCCTTTCACGCATCCAAAACAACTCAACATGGGACCCCGGCACATCCTGA
- a CDS encoding sulfatase has product MKHFTFFLLTFLTFFSACTLPEPETLSGSLPNIVVIYCDDLGYGDLGCFGNEVIRTPHIDRMAEEGMKFTEFYSASPVCSPSRAALLTGRIPQRMGINSVFFPRSFTGMPLEEITTADLLKSKGYATGIVGKWHLGHREKFLPLQRGFDEYFGIPYSNDMHSAVYMEGNEVAEYRPDQHFTTRTYTEKACDFIERHAEAPFYLYLAHSMPHVPIYASPEFDGRSGHGLYTDVIEEIDWSVGEVLKKLEEQGVLRNTLVVFSSDNGPWLAMREHGGSAGNLREGKQYTFEGGQRVPTLAMWPEVIEAGSVYEDMALMMDWFPTFAGIAATDLPSDRDYDGESLLKVLDGSGKRVGREFLYYDGAELQGYRNGDWKLKLPYEGFSGGNWKKAVAPHDTLLFNLKSDPGEKRNLYHEQPEKVKELVALMNAYRDSKGTYAPSLDIGATSDQSHNTYLVEKYGPDFNRVDW; this is encoded by the coding sequence ATGAAACATTTTACTTTTTTCTTATTGACCTTCCTGACTTTTTTCAGTGCCTGTACCCTTCCTGAGCCCGAAACCCTTTCCGGATCACTTCCCAATATAGTGGTGATCTATTGCGATGACCTAGGTTACGGCGACCTGGGCTGTTTCGGAAATGAAGTGATCCGGACCCCCCATATCGACCGTATGGCCGAAGAGGGGATGAAGTTTACCGAGTTCTATTCTGCCTCTCCCGTTTGCTCGCCCTCCCGGGCGGCTCTTCTGACCGGAAGGATCCCTCAGCGGATGGGGATCAACTCGGTATTTTTTCCTCGCTCCTTTACGGGGATGCCGCTGGAGGAGATCACCACGGCCGATTTGTTGAAATCGAAAGGCTATGCGACAGGCATCGTGGGGAAATGGCACCTGGGCCACCGGGAAAAGTTCCTTCCCCTGCAGAGGGGATTCGACGAATATTTCGGGATCCCCTACAGCAATGATATGCACAGCGCGGTCTATATGGAAGGGAACGAGGTGGCTGAATACCGTCCCGATCAGCACTTCACCACCAGGACCTATACGGAGAAGGCCTGCGATTTTATTGAGCGCCATGCCGAGGCTCCCTTTTATCTCTACCTGGCCCATTCCATGCCGCATGTGCCCATCTATGCTTCGCCGGAGTTTGACGGCCGCTCGGGCCATGGCCTCTATACCGATGTGATCGAGGAGATCGACTGGAGTGTGGGGGAGGTGCTGAAAAAGCTGGAGGAGCAGGGAGTACTCCGGAACACCCTGGTGGTCTTTTCCAGCGACAATGGTCCCTGGCTGGCCATGCGGGAGCATGGGGGCAGCGCTGGTAATCTGAGGGAAGGCAAGCAATATACCTTTGAAGGGGGACAGCGGGTGCCTACGCTGGCCATGTGGCCGGAGGTGATTGAGGCGGGATCTGTGTACGAAGATATGGCCCTGATGATGGACTGGTTCCCCACCTTTGCCGGGATTGCGGCTACGGACTTGCCTTCGGACCGGGACTATGACGGCGAGAGTCTTCTGAAAGTGCTGGATGGATCGGGCAAACGGGTGGGCAGGGAGTTCCTGTACTACGACGGGGCCGAGCTGCAGGGCTACCGGAACGGCGACTGGAAGCTGAAACTGCCCTATGAAGGATTTTCAGGGGGCAACTGGAAAAAGGCAGTGGCACCCCATGATACGTTGCTCTTTAATCTGAAGAGTGATCCGGGAGAAAAGAGGAACCTGTATCACGAACAGCCGGAGAAGGTGAAAGAGCTGGTAGCTCTGATGAATGCTTACCGGGATTCGAAAGGCACCTACGCTCCTTCCCTGGATATCGGGGCCACTTCCGATCAGTCGCATAATACCTATCTGGTGGAAAAGTACGGTCCCGACTTTAACCGGGTCGACTGGTAG
- a CDS encoding acyl-CoA dehydratase activase, with translation MKPTFLFGFDIGSISINTVVMDKNGKMIQDRYDYNHGKPFEKLKEILDDLEKSYSREQFGQISCTGTGGKLAAGLLGGTYVNEIVAQSTSVSRLYPEVRTIIEMGGEDSKLIFMDEVENNASRLSDFELNTLCAAGTGSFLDQQAKRIGISIEKEFGELSLQSEDPPRIAGRCSVFAKSDMIHLQQIATPVHDIVAGLCFAVARNFISSLGRGKTIRFPVMFQGGVSSNIGMVRAFRELLGARDGELLIPEHNTSMGAMGAVLHHMETGVSGAITYKGSTDLDHYIHGEKSRGKAFEPLTPPESDIRKDVYQIPESGEPYEVYLGLDIGSLSTNVVLIDDQNRVIARRYLPTASKPLEAIRRGMYEIYEEIGERVVVRGAGTTGSGRYLTGDFIGADLIRNEITAQATAAIAFDPEVDTIFEIGGQDSKYISIDKGVVVDFEMNKVCAAGTGSFLEEQAEKLDIHIIEEFGEMALGADKPAGLGDRCTVFMESDLNAFQQRGVEKENLVGGLAYSIVHNYIQKVVRKKRVGNHILFQGGVTNNRAVVAAFEKVTGKKIHIPPHFDVTGAIGAAMLARDHIKQNQLQTRFKGFDISKIPYTVDKFTCKACSNQCEIRRVRIEGENKPLFYGGRCEKWEMDERKGKGQDIPNYFEERIGMLTDGFQPGNDPKKPTIGILRGLMVFYQQFPYWSTFFKELGFNVIVSDETDNQTVKKALNKIVAETCFPVEVMHGHIYEMLEDQVDYIFTPFIINTKAEKDNPTSNCNCPWVQTVPFMVKASIPEEQRDRLLSPTLNFRYYGKVVEKELYDYFGKKFGLSRKQIVAAMQKADEKQDLFEERVKARGREVMASLPGDKECLVIIGRPYNTGDPALNLSMVEKLINLDVLPIPMDYLPLADEHITRDYNKMYWPNGQRILAAARIIARDDRIHGIYMGNFRCGPDSFLAHFVHEEMAGKPYMEIEIDEHGADAGMITRYEAFLDSLKGTRLGEERKKKVYMPGKMSSSPLEGRTLYFPYLSDASYTIAAVCRSFGIKAESLPMQNQEDLDLARKHTSARECFPMICTTGSFLKKLGEPDTDPARVSFFMPDHNGPCRFGQYNRFQRVLFDRLGYDQTEIIAPSNDDSYESISGGHGSEFRLNCWKGFVAFDIIRKLKQERKPYELVPGNTEQVYQQALAVLCNCLENHAKDLTDTLASIAYSFTQIPLSNGKRKPVIAVVGEIFMRDNDFCSAHLVRRLEKFGAETWIAPFAEWLSYSTIRYTRDSKWKGDFKGVIKSKLQEYFQERIAGKIARPFHGLFDEDKEVAVKDMLNACGPYVHRHYDGDPALNLGTSALLADKGISGIANILPFTCMPGTLVASVSDQLRKDKGNIPYVNIAYDGQEDSSIELRLQAFMHQASQFAEEKGLTLPETKQWVLNGTHK, from the coding sequence ATGAAGCCAACCTTCCTGTTCGGGTTTGATATCGGTTCTATCTCCATCAATACCGTTGTTATGGATAAGAACGGTAAAATGATCCAAGACCGCTATGACTATAACCATGGCAAACCTTTTGAAAAACTAAAAGAGATCCTGGATGATCTGGAAAAGAGCTACTCCAGGGAACAATTCGGACAAATCAGCTGTACCGGTACCGGTGGAAAACTGGCAGCCGGGCTCCTGGGGGGCACCTATGTAAACGAAATTGTGGCCCAGTCCACCTCGGTCTCCAGGCTCTATCCCGAGGTCAGGACCATCATCGAGATGGGCGGAGAAGACTCCAAACTGATCTTCATGGACGAAGTGGAAAACAACGCTTCCAGGCTTTCAGATTTTGAGCTGAATACTCTGTGTGCCGCCGGGACCGGCTCCTTTCTCGACCAGCAGGCCAAACGCATAGGGATTTCCATCGAAAAGGAATTCGGAGAACTCTCGCTTCAATCGGAGGATCCGCCAAGAATTGCCGGGCGATGCAGCGTGTTTGCCAAGAGTGATATGATTCACCTCCAGCAAATTGCCACCCCGGTGCACGACATTGTGGCCGGACTCTGTTTTGCCGTAGCGAGAAATTTTATTTCTTCGCTGGGAAGAGGAAAAACCATCCGTTTTCCGGTGATGTTCCAGGGCGGGGTCTCCTCCAACATCGGTATGGTCCGGGCCTTCCGGGAACTTCTGGGTGCCAGGGATGGAGAGCTGCTGATCCCCGAACACAACACTTCCATGGGAGCCATGGGCGCCGTGCTGCATCATATGGAGACAGGCGTATCCGGAGCGATCACCTACAAGGGAAGCACTGATCTGGATCACTATATCCATGGTGAAAAATCGAGGGGCAAAGCTTTTGAGCCTCTGACTCCTCCCGAATCGGATATTCGCAAAGATGTATATCAGATCCCTGAATCCGGTGAACCCTATGAGGTTTACCTGGGGCTCGACATTGGTTCACTGAGCACCAACGTGGTGCTGATCGATGATCAGAACCGGGTGATCGCCCGAAGGTATCTGCCCACGGCCAGCAAACCCCTGGAGGCCATCCGCCGGGGTATGTACGAAATTTATGAGGAGATCGGGGAACGCGTGGTGGTAAGGGGGGCCGGAACGACCGGTTCGGGCCGCTACCTCACCGGCGATTTTATTGGAGCCGACCTGATCCGCAATGAGATTACGGCCCAGGCCACAGCCGCCATCGCCTTTGATCCGGAAGTGGACACCATCTTTGAGATCGGTGGACAGGATTCCAAATACATCAGCATCGATAAGGGGGTGGTGGTCGATTTTGAAATGAACAAGGTATGTGCCGCCGGAACAGGATCTTTCCTGGAGGAACAGGCTGAGAAGCTGGACATCCATATTATTGAGGAATTCGGAGAGATGGCTCTGGGGGCAGATAAACCGGCCGGACTGGGTGATCGTTGTACCGTGTTTATGGAGTCCGATTTAAATGCCTTCCAGCAAAGGGGGGTGGAGAAGGAGAACCTGGTGGGCGGACTGGCCTACTCCATTGTCCATAACTACATTCAGAAAGTGGTTCGCAAGAAGCGGGTGGGCAATCATATCCTCTTCCAGGGTGGAGTAACCAACAACCGGGCCGTGGTGGCCGCATTCGAAAAGGTAACGGGGAAGAAGATCCATATCCCGCCCCATTTCGATGTAACGGGAGCCATTGGAGCCGCCATGCTGGCTCGGGACCACATCAAACAGAACCAGCTACAGACAAGATTCAAGGGCTTTGATATCAGTAAGATCCCTTATACGGTAGATAAGTTTACCTGCAAAGCCTGCTCCAACCAGTGCGAGATCCGCAGAGTCCGTATTGAGGGCGAAAATAAACCCCTGTTTTATGGAGGGAGATGCGAGAAGTGGGAAATGGATGAACGAAAAGGCAAGGGTCAGGACATCCCAAACTATTTTGAAGAACGTATTGGAATGCTCACCGACGGATTCCAGCCCGGGAACGATCCGAAGAAACCCACCATCGGGATACTACGCGGACTAATGGTATTCTACCAGCAGTTTCCTTACTGGAGCACCTTCTTTAAGGAACTGGGATTTAATGTGATTGTTTCGGACGAAACCGACAATCAGACTGTTAAAAAAGCATTGAATAAGATAGTGGCCGAAACCTGCTTCCCGGTGGAGGTCATGCATGGCCATATATACGAAATGCTCGAAGATCAGGTGGATTATATCTTCACCCCTTTCATCATCAACACCAAAGCGGAAAAGGATAATCCGACCTCCAATTGCAACTGCCCCTGGGTGCAAACCGTCCCCTTTATGGTAAAGGCTTCTATCCCGGAAGAGCAGAGAGACAGGCTGCTGAGTCCCACGCTCAATTTCCGTTATTACGGCAAGGTGGTGGAGAAAGAGTTGTATGACTATTTCGGAAAGAAGTTCGGACTAAGCCGGAAGCAGATCGTCGCAGCCATGCAAAAGGCTGATGAGAAACAGGACCTTTTTGAAGAACGCGTCAAAGCCAGGGGCCGTGAGGTCATGGCCTCACTCCCCGGGGATAAGGAGTGCCTGGTCATTATCGGCCGTCCCTACAATACCGGCGATCCGGCCCTCAACCTGAGCATGGTGGAGAAACTGATCAATCTGGATGTGCTCCCCATCCCCATGGACTACCTGCCCCTGGCCGATGAGCACATCACCAGGGACTACAACAAGATGTACTGGCCCAATGGCCAGAGGATCCTGGCTGCTGCCCGGATCATCGCCCGGGACGACCGGATTCATGGCATCTACATGGGTAACTTCCGCTGCGGTCCCGACTCCTTCCTGGCACACTTTGTTCATGAAGAAATGGCCGGAAAACCCTATATGGAAATCGAAATAGATGAACATGGGGCCGATGCGGGAATGATTACCCGGTATGAGGCCTTCCTGGATAGCCTGAAAGGGACCAGACTGGGAGAGGAACGGAAGAAAAAAGTCTATATGCCCGGAAAAATGTCCTCCTCCCCCCTGGAAGGCCGGACCCTCTATTTCCCCTACCTGAGTGATGCATCCTATACCATAGCAGCCGTATGCCGCAGTTTCGGGATCAAGGCAGAATCACTTCCCATGCAAAACCAGGAAGATCTGGATCTGGCCCGCAAACACACTTCCGCAAGGGAATGCTTCCCCATGATCTGCACTACCGGAAGTTTCTTAAAGAAGCTGGGAGAACCGGACACCGATCCTGCCAGAGTCAGCTTTTTCATGCCCGATCATAACGGTCCCTGCCGTTTTGGCCAGTATAACCGCTTCCAGCGGGTCCTGTTCGACCGCCTGGGATATGACCAAACCGAAATTATCGCTCCCAGCAACGATGATTCTTACGAATCCATCTCCGGGGGTCATGGTTCCGAATTCCGGCTGAATTGCTGGAAAGGTTTTGTAGCCTTCGATATCATCCGGAAACTAAAACAGGAGCGCAAACCCTATGAACTGGTTCCCGGCAATACGGAGCAGGTCTACCAGCAGGCGCTGGCGGTCCTGTGTAACTGCCTGGAGAATCATGCCAAAGATCTGACCGATACCCTGGCCAGCATCGCCTATTCTTTCACTCAGATCCCCCTTTCCAACGGGAAACGCAAACCGGTGATTGCTGTTGTGGGGGAGATCTTTATGCGCGACAACGATTTCTGCAGTGCCCACCTGGTGAGAAGACTGGAAAAATTTGGTGCCGAAACCTGGATCGCTCCCTTTGCAGAATGGCTCTCCTATTCCACCATTCGCTACACCCGTGACAGCAAGTGGAAGGGCGATTTTAAAGGAGTCATCAAATCCAAACTCCAGGAGTACTTCCAGGAGCGGATTGCCGGAAAAATTGCCAGACCCTTCCACGGACTTTTCGACGAAGATAAGGAGGTAGCGGTAAAAGATATGCTGAATGCCTGTGGCCCCTATGTGCACCGTCATTACGACGGCGACCCGGCCCTGAACCTGGGCACCTCGGCTCTCCTGGCGGATAAAGGGATCTCGGGAATTGCCAACATATTGCCCTTCACCTGCATGCCCGGCACCCTGGTAGCCTCCGTTTCGGACCAGCTTCGCAAGGACAAGGGAAACATTCCTTACGTGAACATCGCCTACGACGGACAGGAGGATTCCTCCATCGAACTGCGGCTCCAGGCCTTTATGCATCAGGCCTCCCAGTTCGCGGAAGAAAAGGGACTGACCTTGCCCGAAACAAAGCAGTGGGTCCTGAATGGCACGCACAAATAA
- a CDS encoding ATP-binding protein, producing MESADQKYLRSLISEGEHQQLDFKFEINDARKIARTLSAFSNTDGGSLLIGVKDNGRIRGIQSDEEYYMAESAATLYCRPEVLFESRNYLIEGKNVLKIYIPPVSRKPVYARDHNNRWMAYIRVKDENILADVVRLEVWKEEHKKRGKLLEFTQKEEFLLKYLENIPGSGLGKIQKDTGFPRKELVSLLTKLVLFDVVEMQLREGTNRFLLKERPGESL from the coding sequence ATGGAAAGCGCTGATCAGAAATACCTCCGCTCCCTGATTTCCGAAGGGGAGCACCAGCAACTCGATTTCAAGTTCGAAATCAACGATGCCCGGAAAATCGCCCGGACCCTCTCTGCTTTTTCAAACACGGACGGGGGAAGCTTACTGATCGGTGTCAAGGATAACGGCCGGATCCGCGGGATACAATCCGATGAAGAGTATTACATGGCAGAGTCGGCCGCCACCCTGTACTGCAGGCCGGAAGTGCTTTTCGAATCCCGGAATTACCTGATAGAGGGAAAAAATGTCCTGAAAATCTACATCCCCCCGGTAAGCCGCAAACCCGTCTATGCCCGAGACCATAATAACCGGTGGATGGCCTATATCCGGGTTAAGGATGAAAACATCCTGGCAGATGTGGTCAGGCTGGAAGTCTGGAAGGAGGAGCATAAAAAGCGGGGCAAACTCCTGGAATTCACTCAGAAAGAAGAGTTTCTACTGAAATACCTGGAAAACATCCCGGGATCCGGCCTGGGAAAGATTCAGAAAGATACCGGCTTTCCGAGAAAAGAGCTGGTTTCCCTGCTGACCAAACTGGTTCTTTTTGATGTGGTTGAAATGCAGTTGCGGGAAGGAACGAACCGCTTCCTTCTGAAGGAAAGACCGGGCGAATCCCTTTAG